From a single Nymphaea colorata isolate Beijing-Zhang1983 chromosome 4, ASM883128v2, whole genome shotgun sequence genomic region:
- the LOC116252353 gene encoding transcription factor bHLH74-like isoform X1: MGSIGNVELLFEQSNGIPPCSPTRSRFLGLLPETNMEMATPSNASVSCSSLEMLQSFSTWDSLVPVDENAGFTEKVTARHHSTFNPLNAVALEHLPCVNVVHHHPSSPLVGRTPSISCLLSGTYPANINNFCLVESSTTVSTVPPADYHLGTPNQCCSVNPSPENPRSRVQASDGECEGLDYDPADQKEEQNVANSDPKSLSDGKKRMRVPDCLVLESNSNFNKAQRIESDQPKHGSKFSNESMKMQKERDIRDDLSKSNARQSQDQSQNVDAPMEDYIHIRARRGQATNSHSLAERVRREKISERMRFLQDLVPGCNKVTGKAVMLDEIINYVQSLQRQVEFLSMKLATVIPHIDVEGTLLKDIFHSDGSISDALGFIHNINSTYPINGYPLESIESGTDVMQCLKNCGDTRKSSMNSELFQMDQVPNTCNDELQGISLRWDT, translated from the exons ATGGGTTCTATCGGCAATGTTGAGCTTCTCTTTGAGCAGAGCAATGGGATCCCTCCGTGTTCACCAACACGAAGTAGATTTTTAGGCTTACTTCCTGAAACAAATATGGAGATGGCGACGCCCTCAAATGCATCTGTGTCTTGCTCTTCTCTTGAAATGCTGCAATCATTTTCGACTTGGGATTCTTTGGTGCCGGTGGATGAAAATGCTGGTTTTACCGAAAAGGTGACTGCTCGTCATCACAGCACATTTAATCCACTGAATGCTGTTGCCCTTGAACACCTGCCCTGCGTAAATGTGGTTCATCATCATCCTAGTTCACCTTTGGTTGGACGTACCCCTTCCATTTCTTGCCTTCTGAGTGGCACATATCCTGCTAACATAAACAATTTCTGTCTTGTGGAGAGTAGTACCACGGTGTCTACAGTACCTCCTGCAGATTATCATCTAGGGACTCCCAATCAATGTTGCAGCGTCAACCCATCTCCGGAAAACCCAAGGAGCAGAGTTCAGGCTTCTGACGGAGAATGTGAAGGCCTGGACTATGATCCTGCTGACCAGAAGGAAGAACAGAATGTCGCGAATAGCGACCCGAAGTCACTCTCAGATGGGAAAAAGAGGATGAGGGTGCCTGATTGTCTCGTTCTCGAGTCCAACTCAAATTTCAACAAGGCGCAG AGAATTGAGTCAGACCAACCAAAGCatggttcaaaattttcaaatgagtCCATGAAAATGCAGAAAGAACGGGACATCCGTGATGATCTTAGCAAGTCCAATGCCAGGCAATCTCAGGATCAGagtcaaaatgttgatgctccGATGGAGGACTATATTCATATAAGAGCGAGACGTGGGCAAGCAACCAACAGCCACAGCCTTGCAGAAAGA GTAAGAAGGGAGAAGATAAGCGAGAGAATGAGATTCCTTCAAGATCTTGTCCCAGGTTGCAACAAG GTCACTGGCAAAGCTGTGATGCTTGATGAGATAATTAACTATGTGCAATCACTGCAACGGCAAGTTGAG TTTCTCTCTATGAAGCTTGCTACTGTAATTCCTCACATTGATGTTGAAGGAACTCTCTTAAAGGAT ATCTTTCATTCAGATGGCAGCATTTCTGATGCTCTTGGTTTTATACATAACATTAATTCCACTTATCCTATCAATGGGTATCCCCTGGAATCAATAGAATCAGGAACTGATGTAATGCAGTGCTTGAAGAACTGTGGAGATACACGGAAAAGTAGTATGAACTCTGAGTTATTCCAAATGGATCAG GTACCCAATACCTGCAATGATGAGCTTCAGGGTATATCGTTGAGATGGGATACATAG
- the LOC116252353 gene encoding transcription factor bHLH49-like isoform X3 has translation MKMLVLPKSTTVSTVPPADYHLGTPNQCCSVNPSPENPRSRVQASDGECEGLDYDPADQKEEQNVANSDPKSLSDGKKRMRVPDCLVLESNSNFNKAQRIESDQPKHGSKFSNESMKMQKERDIRDDLSKSNARQSQDQSQNVDAPMEDYIHIRARRGQATNSHSLAERVRREKISERMRFLQDLVPGCNKVTGKAVMLDEIINYVQSLQRQVEFLSMKLATVIPHIDVEGTLLKDIFHSDGSISDALGFIHNINSTYPINGYPLESIESGTDVMQCLKNCGDTRKSSMNSELFQMDQVPNTCNDELQGISLRWDT, from the exons ATGAAAATGCTGGTTTTACCGAAAAG TACCACGGTGTCTACAGTACCTCCTGCAGATTATCATCTAGGGACTCCCAATCAATGTTGCAGCGTCAACCCATCTCCGGAAAACCCAAGGAGCAGAGTTCAGGCTTCTGACGGAGAATGTGAAGGCCTGGACTATGATCCTGCTGACCAGAAGGAAGAACAGAATGTCGCGAATAGCGACCCGAAGTCACTCTCAGATGGGAAAAAGAGGATGAGGGTGCCTGATTGTCTCGTTCTCGAGTCCAACTCAAATTTCAACAAGGCGCAG AGAATTGAGTCAGACCAACCAAAGCatggttcaaaattttcaaatgagtCCATGAAAATGCAGAAAGAACGGGACATCCGTGATGATCTTAGCAAGTCCAATGCCAGGCAATCTCAGGATCAGagtcaaaatgttgatgctccGATGGAGGACTATATTCATATAAGAGCGAGACGTGGGCAAGCAACCAACAGCCACAGCCTTGCAGAAAGA GTAAGAAGGGAGAAGATAAGCGAGAGAATGAGATTCCTTCAAGATCTTGTCCCAGGTTGCAACAAG GTCACTGGCAAAGCTGTGATGCTTGATGAGATAATTAACTATGTGCAATCACTGCAACGGCAAGTTGAG TTTCTCTCTATGAAGCTTGCTACTGTAATTCCTCACATTGATGTTGAAGGAACTCTCTTAAAGGAT ATCTTTCATTCAGATGGCAGCATTTCTGATGCTCTTGGTTTTATACATAACATTAATTCCACTTATCCTATCAATGGGTATCCCCTGGAATCAATAGAATCAGGAACTGATGTAATGCAGTGCTTGAAGAACTGTGGAGATACACGGAAAAGTAGTATGAACTCTGAGTTATTCCAAATGGATCAG GTACCCAATACCTGCAATGATGAGCTTCAGGGTATATCGTTGAGATGGGATACATAG
- the LOC116252353 gene encoding transcription factor bHLH74-like isoform X2, translating to MGSIGNVELLFEQSNGIPPCSPTRSRFLGLLPETNMEMATPSNASVSCSSLEMLQSFSTWDSLVPVDENAGFTEKVTARHHSTFNPLNAVALEHLPCVNVVHHHPSSPLVGRTPSISCLLSGTYPANINNFCLVESSTTVSTVPPADYHLGTPNQCCSVNPSPENPRSRVQASDGECEGLDYDPADQKEEQNVANSDPKSLSDGKKRMRVPDCLVLESNSNFNKAQRIESDQPKHGSKFSNESMKMQKERDIRDDLSKSNARQSQDQSQNVDAPMEDYIHIRARRGQATNSHSLAERVRREKISERMRFLQDLVPGCNKVTGKAVMLDEIINYVQSLQRQVEFLSMKLATVIPHIDVEGTLLKDIFHSDGSISDALGFIHNINSTYPINGYPLESIESGTDVMQCLKNCGDTRKSSMNSELFQMDQNYDNRYPIPAMMSFRVYR from the exons ATGGGTTCTATCGGCAATGTTGAGCTTCTCTTTGAGCAGAGCAATGGGATCCCTCCGTGTTCACCAACACGAAGTAGATTTTTAGGCTTACTTCCTGAAACAAATATGGAGATGGCGACGCCCTCAAATGCATCTGTGTCTTGCTCTTCTCTTGAAATGCTGCAATCATTTTCGACTTGGGATTCTTTGGTGCCGGTGGATGAAAATGCTGGTTTTACCGAAAAGGTGACTGCTCGTCATCACAGCACATTTAATCCACTGAATGCTGTTGCCCTTGAACACCTGCCCTGCGTAAATGTGGTTCATCATCATCCTAGTTCACCTTTGGTTGGACGTACCCCTTCCATTTCTTGCCTTCTGAGTGGCACATATCCTGCTAACATAAACAATTTCTGTCTTGTGGAGAGTAGTACCACGGTGTCTACAGTACCTCCTGCAGATTATCATCTAGGGACTCCCAATCAATGTTGCAGCGTCAACCCATCTCCGGAAAACCCAAGGAGCAGAGTTCAGGCTTCTGACGGAGAATGTGAAGGCCTGGACTATGATCCTGCTGACCAGAAGGAAGAACAGAATGTCGCGAATAGCGACCCGAAGTCACTCTCAGATGGGAAAAAGAGGATGAGGGTGCCTGATTGTCTCGTTCTCGAGTCCAACTCAAATTTCAACAAGGCGCAG AGAATTGAGTCAGACCAACCAAAGCatggttcaaaattttcaaatgagtCCATGAAAATGCAGAAAGAACGGGACATCCGTGATGATCTTAGCAAGTCCAATGCCAGGCAATCTCAGGATCAGagtcaaaatgttgatgctccGATGGAGGACTATATTCATATAAGAGCGAGACGTGGGCAAGCAACCAACAGCCACAGCCTTGCAGAAAGA GTAAGAAGGGAGAAGATAAGCGAGAGAATGAGATTCCTTCAAGATCTTGTCCCAGGTTGCAACAAG GTCACTGGCAAAGCTGTGATGCTTGATGAGATAATTAACTATGTGCAATCACTGCAACGGCAAGTTGAG TTTCTCTCTATGAAGCTTGCTACTGTAATTCCTCACATTGATGTTGAAGGAACTCTCTTAAAGGAT ATCTTTCATTCAGATGGCAGCATTTCTGATGCTCTTGGTTTTATACATAACATTAATTCCACTTATCCTATCAATGGGTATCCCCTGGAATCAATAGAATCAGGAACTGATGTAATGCAGTGCTTGAAGAACTGTGGAGATACACGGAAAAGTAGTATGAACTCTGAGTTATTCCAAATGGATCAG AATTACGACAATAGGTACCCAATACCTGCAATGATGAGCTTCAGGGTATATCGTTGA